The genomic DNA CTGGACCGCGCGGCTGCGGGAACGGGGCGTTCAATTCCAGGAAGCATGTGAGTTGACGGGGGTCACGCATGCGGGAGGAAAGATTACACAGCTGGAGACTTCGCAGGGAGAACTGCAGGCCGATGCGGTTGTGTTTGCGACCGGGGCCTGGAGTCCGCTACTGGCGGAACAGTTGGGCTGCGCGATTCCGATCCTGCCTGGCAAAGGGTATTCGGTGACGATGGCCGCACCAGATCCCAGTCCCCGGTATCCGATGCTGTTCCCCGAGCATAAGGTCGGCGTCTGTCCGTTTGAGAATCGGTTCCGGCTCGGGTCGATGATGGAATTCACCGGCTATGATACTTCGATTCCCGAATATCGAATTCAGCAGTTACGGGACTCGGCGCGTCCGTACCTGGTGACTCCCTCTACCGAGACCGAGTACGAGCGCTGGTATGGCTGGCGGCCGATGACGTGGGACAGCCTGCCGATCATCGGTCGAGTGCCCCGTCTCAACAATGCCTGGCTGGCAGCGGGGCACAACATGCTGGGAATGAGCATGGCCCCGGCGACCGGCAAGCTGATTGCCCAGCTTGTTTCTTCAGAAACTCCCGATCTCGACCCGCTGCCGTATGCTCCGGACCGTTTTGAATGAGAGTCGGTTCGTCAAGCGATATGGTACACCTGCACAATATGAATCACGCAGGACTCTTGCTCGCTTTGATGATTCCAAAAGAATTAACACGCGAAAAATCTGCGTTCCGGGAAACGTTCTTATTTGAATTCCGATCACAGCTGATATAATACGGACGTTGGCCGCCATACATTAGGGATATCCGCCTCTTATGAGAAATGATTTTTCAATCATCAATGTCAGATTGAACCAGCTGCTGAGGCTGATTGTTCCCTGTCTGCTCTGCCTCTTCTCTTATTCCTCGCCGGCTCTGGCTGAGAGCAATCTGCTGCAGGACGATCCCAAACGTTGTGCCGTGATTGAGCTGTTTATCCGCAATGACTGTGAAGACTGCCCGGAGGTCGTGAAGCGGGTCGAGGAGTATGCTGAGAAGAACGGTCGGATCCGGCTGCATATCCACAATCTGGATGAATCGAAGAAACACGAAGAGCGTTATCAGCAGATCCTGCAGTATTTCCAGTTGAAAGAAGCGACGCTGCCGGCCGCTTATGGCTGTAATTCCCTGTTGAGAAAACTGAAGCCGGATGAATCGACCGATCGTCGCTTGGATTCCCTGCTGACTGTCACCGCCTATGTGCGTTCGGGGTGCTCCAAGTGTGCGGCCGCGAAAGAATGCATCGCCGGTCTCAAACAGCGGTATCCGGTCTTTAAATTCAAAGAACTTGATCTGGTCTCCAGCAGCGAGGCTCGGGTGAAGGTGCAGGAGCTTTCCCAGCGGTACCGCAAACAGGCCGTGAGTGTACCCGTGATCCATCTC from Gimesia sp. includes the following:
- a CDS encoding FAD-dependent oxidoreductase, encoding MTEQTAAGTVIVVGGGIIGIACAHYLSDAGFQVTVIERKTIAGACSHANCGFIVPSHVLPLTEPAALKTALKSLFTPRAPFRVRPQWDFSFWKWMWQFGRRCTHKQMLAAAPALKAMLDLSLHEYRRLLEQEDFVCEWRDAGLLYVFQTERGLEEYRQTDRLLTEHFGVAAREIPGETLPAFDPALKPGLAGAFHYTCDASLKPDLLAAAWTARLRERGVQFQEACELTGVTHAGGKITQLETSQGELQADAVVFATGAWSPLLAEQLGCAIPILPGKGYSVTMAAPDPSPRYPMLFPEHKVGVCPFENRFRLGSMMEFTGYDTSIPEYRIQQLRDSARPYLVTPSTETEYERWYGWRPMTWDSLPIIGRVPRLNNAWLAAGHNMLGMSMAPATGKLIAQLVSSETPDLDPLPYAPDRFE